From the genome of Malus sylvestris chromosome 13, drMalSylv7.2, whole genome shotgun sequence:
GGAGGGTGGTAGACAAGCACATTTCTTGGGACAAAGAAACCGAACGACCTAAGGGTTATGCATTTGCTGAATACGAGTCCGAGGAGATTGCTGAGTATGTTTTTAGGCTCTTCGTTGATCTTGTCACTCTTTAAAATTGGACACTCAAGTTTTCCCATCTCAGGCCAACACAAGCAGCCCTTGCATAACAATATTAATAATACTATTTCTATGGTGACGACACCCACATCCAGTTTTCCTCACAAACATTACGGAGGTTCTCTCCCCCTGGTAGTCTCTCTAGGTCACGCCATTGCAATATGAGCACCCTAATTAATACTTAGGAGttattcttgttaattttaatttttcactaTTAATATTCTtaaattcattcgatccgacgatcgaaaattagaaaaatttgTGAGAAAATAAAAACGAGTGTGGGGCTAGCACTACCCAATAGAATATGATTGTGTTATAGTTCATGCTTGCTGGGGAAGTTCATTTTCTGTCGTCTTCATGGAGTCAATCCACCACTCCAAAACATAGAAAAAGTATGCACAAGACGACAAGAATCATCACGTTGAGACCGGATCCTTGTGAACTACATTACTCACCTAGAAAGcaaaattaaacattaaaagtGAAATTGATTCTTATTTGATAAGCTTTTTCACTCCACCATTAGATAAAATCGACGGATGTTAACCTTTGGATTTTTATGAACGGTGGATGTTAAGATGCTTGCACAGTATTACACCTATAAAAAACGCAGAGGATCCTGGTCCTGTAGGTTCCTTCGTGGCAATGGCCAATGGCATAGGTAACTCCAACGTCAGTTGCACACGTCATCATCATAGTACTTTTTAAGGATATTAGCCAAAGAACAATCATTGCCGCTGATATGGAAGGAACAAGGAAGTAGTTAGTAGGGAGTGAGGACTGAGGATGTGAGATTGACTAGGGATTGACAACCAACAGTAAGTCTCTCTCTTCTGCTTCGATCCAACTTCCAGCTTTACTTTTTTGGTAAAGTTGGTATTTTACTCTGATCAGACTTGAGACTTACGGTATACTTCTCCACTCTCTTCTGGTTCCGTTGCTTTTCGTTTGGATTTTCTCTGATCGCTTTGTTTCCTTCCTGCATCCATTGGAACAATGTGAGTGAATTGTCTCTACCCTTTCTGATTTTTCTCTGTAGTTTTTGTGCATCCATTGGAACAATGTGAGTTAATTTTCTCTGATCGCTTTTGTTTGATCAAGTTTTTATGcagctaatattttttttcctgtgTAATTTTCTCCTTGGGTTTCTGCCTCTGATAAATCTGTGTCCTTTACTCTTCCTGCATCAATGGGACATTCATTGGGGTATTTGTCCAGTTTTATTTTGTTctgaatttttataattttggatGTATTGGTTATTTTATGCTTAGTTTTATTCAGTGAAAAATCTTTACTTTTGCTCTCAACTGCAATTACATAACAAAAGGCCTCTCTTTTTTTGGTTGTTTTGCCTCTTTTTTGTATAGCAGAATTATCATCTTGTTCTTTCTGATTGTTGATCCTCTAAAAAATGATCATATACTTGTTAGGTTGTtacatgttttacttttgggtGGCTTTGGGTTATGAGGTTCATATTTGTTCTTAGCTTAATTTTTCTTGGATTCAGCCAGACTTTCTGGTTCTTAGGGCTCATTTGGTACTGCTTTTAAAATAGCTGAGAGCGTTTTTTGCGAAAAAATGTTTCTGTGACCAATCTTTAATAAAAGTGCAAGTGAATCatggaaaaacacttaaactTCTCGTAGGAAGCagtttaagtgcttttggaagcGAAAAACATTTGCCCCAAATgcgcttttagtcattttaaaaacagttCCAAATGAGCCCTTAATTTCAGAAGTCAATATAACCATACTGGTACATTTTACTCATATGGGATTGTTTGGCAGCATAATGCAGTGAATAAATTCACATGATAAGAGATGAGTAGGACGATAAGGTTGTATGGATTCCCTTCGGGTGTGACTGCAGAAGCAGTTGTTCGATTGCTGGAGAACGAAACAGGAAGCGGATCTGTCTATGCTGTGAGGTTAAGAAAAGCCAAAGATGGGAGAAGATATTATGCTATTGTTCAGTTTGACACAACCAGAAATGCTGAATTTATTCACGACATGGCCAATGCTAAAAACTTGTACTATGGCGCTTCCTATCTGCAATCTTGGGAGGTGGCTCATGATATTGTACCAAATCCAAGAGTCTCTTTGCATACCTTTGAAAACATAAAGCTGGATTTTGGCTGCAAGATCGCAACAAATAAGCTATTTAGTTTCTGGAATATGAACAATGTTTCAGTGGATTTTGGGATTGGATTGCGGAAACTCGTTTGTCGTCTGAAATATGACGCTCTGGAGTATATGCTCGAACTTTCCTATGAAAACATCTGGCAGATTGAGTTGCATCGTACACGCGGTCGTGCTGCTAAGCATCTTCTGATTCAGGTTACTCACCTATTTTTAATCAGCAGTTAAATTCAAATGATTTTCTTCTCCTAATCCTTGTTCTGTTTACGATTGAATAATTTTACATCATCTACATGGTGCATTTGCTTCTAAATATGTGtgaccttttattttgtccttatcgttaaaattcaaagttttcaaaccattttcattagtttttctttgaaATAACCACTTTATCACTTAAAGGATGACATTACAGATTCGTTTCACTGTTGTCAAAGCATGTTTTGGTCCTCATTGCCATGTATTTGAATCATTTCATGCTGGCTACTGCGGTTGGCGAAAAATTATATGTTCTCTTTTATGAATTAGTAATCTTGAAAAGTTTGATGAATTTGTCTCCAATTATCAGATGCACGGAGCACCTCGGATTTCTAAGAAAGTCATACGCTCTTCAGGACAAGCATATGAAGATCGTATTCTGAACTATTTCATGGACTGTGATGACCAGTGGGTCCGGACAACTGATTTCACTCCATCTCGTGCTATTGGGCAGTCTTTTGCATTAAGCTTGGAGCTTCCTCGTAGTCTCAAACTTCCAGATTTTCGAGAAAACTTTCCTGGGTATGAAGAGATTGAAGGTAACCTTGTCTTGGAGATTGGTCCCCCTTATTCTTGCAACCCGAGTCTGGGTCCTATGGTTTTTCCTCCTCGAGGTGTCAATGTGCCATATGATATCTTGTTTAAAGTACATTCTCTGCTTCAGCTTGGGTGTCTTTCAGGGCCAACACTCGATGTTAAATTTTATAAGATGGTTGATCCCCGCAGAATTGATCGTGCATGTATAGAGTATGCCCTAGATAAATTATATAATTTGAAAGAGACCTGCTATAAACCTTCAGAGTGGCTTTATGAGCAGTACATGAAGTATCTCACGTCAAAGAGACGTCCACAGTCATCTGTCATATCCTTAGATTCTGGGTTGGTATATGTACGCAGGGTCCAAATTACACCATGTCGTGTATTTTCTTCTGGTCCTGAGGTCAATGTCTCAAATCGTGTACTACGCAATTATCCAAATGATATTGATAACTTCATTCGTGTTTCCTTTGTTGACGAGGAGATGGATCGAGTTTATTCTGCAGATTTGCTTCCACGTACTTCTGCTGCCTATGAGGATGGGAAAACTGACATCTACAAGCGGATTCTTTTTATTCTCAGAAACGGCATGGTAATTGGTGCAAAGAAATTCGAGTTTCTCGCATTCTCATCTAGTCAATTGCGAGAGAATTCTATGTGGATGTTTGCTTCAAGACAGGGACTTACTGCAGCTGATATAAGAGAGTGGATGGGGGATTTTCGTCGTATAAAAAATGTGGCAAAATTTGCTGCCAGATTGGGTCAATCCTTTGGTTCGTCCACTGAAACTTTAAATGTTAGAAAACATGAAATGGAAGTTATTCCCGAtgtaaaaaacaataaatacgTCTTCTCCGATGGGATTGGGAAAATATCTGCCAAGTTTGCTAAGAAGGTGGCCTCAAAATGTGGCTTTAATGGGACTCCATCTGCCTTTCAGATTCGATATGGTGGGTACAAAGGTGTCGTGGCCGTTGATCCAACTTCATCAATGAAATTATCATTGAGGAGGAGCATGTCCAAGTATGAATCAGAAAACACAAAGTTAGATGTTTTAGCATGTAGCAAGATTCAACCTTGTTTTCTGAACCGCCAGTTGATAACTCTTTTATCTACCCTTGGGGTTCCAGATCATGTTTTCAAGAAAAAACAAAGGGCAGCTGTACAACAATTGAATGCTATATTGACTGACCCACTAAAAGCACGAGAGGCTCTGGATTTGATGTCTCCAGGGGAGACTACCAACTGCTTGAAGGAATTGCTTATATGTGGTTATAAACCTGATGTTGAACCATTCATTTCAATGATGCTGCAAACATTTCGGGCATCAAAGTTGCTAGAGTTGCGGACGAAAACAAGGATCTTTATTCCAGATGGACGAGCAATGATGGGAT
Proteins encoded in this window:
- the LOC126597800 gene encoding probable RNA-dependent RNA polymerase 1, yielding MSRTIRLYGFPSGVTAEAVVRLLENETGSGSVYAVRLRKAKDGRRYYAIVQFDTTRNAEFIHDMANAKNLYYGASYLQSWEVAHDIVPNPRVSLHTFENIKLDFGCKIATNKLFSFWNMNNVSVDFGIGLRKLVCRLKYDALEYMLELSYENIWQIELHRTRGRAAKHLLIQMHGAPRISKKVIRSSGQAYEDRILNYFMDCDDQWVRTTDFTPSRAIGQSFALSLELPRSLKLPDFRENFPGYEEIEGNLVLEIGPPYSCNPSLGPMVFPPRGVNVPYDILFKVHSLLQLGCLSGPTLDVKFYKMVDPRRIDRACIEYALDKLYNLKETCYKPSEWLYEQYMKYLTSKRRPQSSVISLDSGLVYVRRVQITPCRVFSSGPEVNVSNRVLRNYPNDIDNFIRVSFVDEEMDRVYSADLLPRTSAAYEDGKTDIYKRILFILRNGMVIGAKKFEFLAFSSSQLRENSMWMFASRQGLTAADIREWMGDFRRIKNVAKFAARLGQSFGSSTETLNVRKHEMEVIPDVKNNKYVFSDGIGKISAKFAKKVASKCGFNGTPSAFQIRYGGYKGVVAVDPTSSMKLSLRRSMSKYESENTKLDVLACSKIQPCFLNRQLITLLSTLGVPDHVFKKKQRAAVQQLNAILTDPLKAREALDLMSPGETTNCLKELLICGYKPDVEPFISMMLQTFRASKLLELRTKTRIFIPDGRAMMGCLDETRTLEYGEAFVQFSGNRHTVSASNQQFIIVGKVVVAKNPCLHPGDVRVLKAVDVPELYHMVDCVVFPQKGPRPHPNECSGSDLDGDIYYVCWDKELIPRKQIKPMDYTPAPTIELDHDVTIEEVEEYFVNYMVNDSLGIIANAHTVFADKDPLKAMSKECIELAKLFSIAVDFPKTGVPAVIPPQLYAKEYPDFMEKLDKPTYQSSNVIGALFREVKDIAPHEGSITSFTRRVAKQSYDPDMEVDGFEDYIEDAIYYKGNYDYKLGNLMEYYGIKTEAEILSGSVMRMSKSFTKRRDADSIRVAVRSLRKEARAWFNEKGTGLDSGADDVYAKASAWYHVTYHPDYFGTYNEGLNRDHFISFPWCVYDKLVLIKKDKASIHMSSLGRQFWDGLHLS